In a genomic window of Halostella litorea:
- a CDS encoding thiol-disulfide oxidoreductase DCC family protein: protein MPDAPPRLVYDDDCGFCTWSAEFAAARGEFELVGFSELSPDQLARLPDDYETCAHLLTADAVYSCGKATEMAVERLGPPYSLAVAAFRAVPGSERAREPLYRLVADNRGLLGRLVSR, encoded by the coding sequence ATGCCCGACGCCCCGCCGCGGCTCGTCTACGACGACGACTGCGGCTTCTGTACGTGGTCGGCGGAGTTCGCGGCCGCCCGCGGCGAGTTCGAACTCGTCGGGTTCTCGGAGCTCTCGCCCGATCAGTTGGCCCGTCTGCCCGACGACTACGAGACGTGCGCCCACCTGCTGACCGCCGACGCGGTGTACTCCTGCGGGAAGGCGACCGAGATGGCCGTCGAGCGCCTCGGGCCGCCGTACAGTCTTGCGGTGGCGGCGTTCCGCGCGGTACCGGGGAGCGAGCGCGCCCGCGAGCCGCTGTACCGGCTGGTGGCGGACAACCGCGGGCTGCTGGGGCGGCTCGTCAGCCGCTGA
- a CDS encoding winged helix-turn-helix transcriptional regulator, which produces MTEATAADRTDPSCYCPLSGVVETLAGKYAMQLVCVIGALEPVRFSTVEEHLPDASTSTLSARLDELAEEGLVTRTQYDEIPPRVEYALTDDGRELCERLEPVLAWAEARDGGSA; this is translated from the coding sequence ATGACCGAAGCCACCGCAGCGGACCGAACCGACCCGTCCTGCTACTGCCCGCTGTCGGGCGTCGTCGAGACGCTCGCCGGGAAGTACGCGATGCAACTGGTCTGTGTCATCGGCGCGCTCGAACCCGTCCGCTTCTCGACGGTGGAGGAGCACCTGCCGGACGCCAGCACCTCGACGCTCTCGGCCCGGCTCGACGAACTGGCCGAGGAGGGGCTGGTGACGCGGACGCAGTACGACGAGATACCGCCACGGGTGGAGTACGCGCTCACCGACGACGGCCGCGAACTGTGCGAGCGGCTGGAGCCGGTGCTCGCGTGGGCCGAGGCGCGGGACGGCGGGTCGGCGTGA
- a CDS encoding XdhC family protein produces the protein MSEHNWSVPETEVVQHVADSLDAGGPDVLATVVDVEGNAYRRPGAKMLLDADGEGVGSITAGCLEHELLSAADRIRERGRPELVTYDLMEDDEEDVWGLGVGCNGVIEVLLEPLDATYRPAVDAFEAGRDVGVVTVLDAEEGFERGDRAYYYPDEDRLELPDGSPADGWPADRIAGPAADLAERGRSDTLRVESAGLDLFVDGLAAPADLVVFGSGHDVGPVTELAVRNDFRVTVVGFRGGVDLAERFPAADRTVTTSPGSVAADVPLDERTHAVVMTHNFVDDRITVEALLASSAPYVGLMGPRERFERMREAFDGVDESDLDSLYTPVGLDLGGGTPYQIAHSIVAEALAVEHGREPRHLREREGHIHDRAEAGDPAADGVDAEPR, from the coding sequence ATGTCCGAGCACAACTGGAGCGTTCCGGAGACGGAAGTGGTACAGCACGTCGCCGACAGCCTCGATGCCGGCGGGCCCGACGTCCTCGCGACGGTCGTCGACGTCGAGGGCAACGCCTACCGCCGGCCGGGGGCGAAGATGCTCCTCGACGCCGACGGCGAGGGGGTCGGCTCGATCACCGCCGGCTGCCTCGAACACGAACTCCTGTCGGCCGCCGATCGGATCCGGGAGCGCGGCCGGCCGGAACTGGTCACCTACGACCTGATGGAGGACGACGAGGAGGACGTCTGGGGCCTCGGCGTCGGCTGCAACGGGGTCATCGAAGTCCTGCTCGAACCGCTGGACGCGACGTACCGGCCGGCCGTCGACGCGTTCGAGGCCGGGCGCGACGTGGGCGTCGTCACCGTGCTCGACGCCGAGGAGGGCTTCGAGCGGGGCGACCGCGCGTACTACTACCCCGACGAGGACCGGCTCGAACTGCCCGACGGGTCGCCGGCCGACGGGTGGCCGGCCGACCGGATCGCGGGGCCGGCGGCCGACCTCGCCGAGCGCGGGCGTTCGGACACGCTGCGCGTCGAGTCGGCGGGGCTGGACCTGTTCGTCGACGGCCTCGCGGCCCCGGCGGACCTGGTGGTGTTCGGCTCCGGACACGACGTCGGCCCCGTCACCGAACTGGCGGTCCGGAACGACTTCCGCGTGACCGTCGTCGGCTTCCGCGGCGGCGTCGACCTCGCCGAGCGGTTCCCCGCGGCCGACCGGACGGTGACGACTTCGCCCGGGAGCGTCGCGGCGGACGTGCCGTTGGACGAGCGGACGCACGCGGTGGTTATGACCCACAACTTCGTCGACGACCGGATCACCGTCGAGGCGCTGCTCGCCTCGTCGGCCCCGTACGTCGGCCTCATGGGGCCACGCGAGCGGTTCGAGCGGATGCGCGAGGCGTTCGACGGGGTCGACGAGTCCGACCTCGACTCGCTGTACACGCCGGTCGGCCTGGACCTGGGCGGCGGGACGCCCTACCAGATCGCACACAGCATCGTCGCGGAGGCCCTCGCCGTCGAACACGGCCGCGAGCCCCGCCACCTGCGGGAGCGCGAGGGCCACATCCACGACCGCGCCGAAGCGGGCGACCCCGCGGCCGACGGGGTCGACGCGGAGCCGCGGTAG
- the merB gene encoding organomercurial lyase, whose amino-acid sequence MTDCDCCGSTEVSTGATSDGTDHGGHALAATDADPMARPLPEEVGRALGEVYGAERPAGTVGDWVAAVRDALDGTEWMPPSVGDLCHDAEGRHVARNPDQSFRFVCVLDAFVLQALVDAAVTVESTPPGGGEVRATVTADGVDADPGTAVLSVGAAADPDVPDEPTPAAVYGQLCPYVHAFPSREAYREWDAATPEGATTALPLTAARDLAAALVEPSD is encoded by the coding sequence GTGACCGACTGCGACTGCTGCGGTTCGACGGAGGTATCGACCGGTGCGACCAGCGACGGAACGGACCACGGCGGACACGCGCTGGCGGCGACGGACGCTGACCCGATGGCCCGGCCGCTCCCGGAGGAGGTCGGGCGGGCACTCGGCGAGGTGTACGGCGCGGAGCGACCGGCGGGGACGGTCGGCGACTGGGTCGCGGCCGTCCGCGACGCCCTCGACGGGACCGAGTGGATGCCACCGAGCGTCGGCGACCTCTGTCACGACGCCGAGGGCCGCCACGTCGCTCGGAACCCCGACCAGTCGTTCCGCTTCGTCTGCGTCCTGGACGCGTTCGTGTTGCAGGCGCTCGTCGACGCGGCGGTGACGGTCGAGTCGACGCCGCCGGGCGGCGGCGAGGTCCGGGCGACCGTCACGGCCGACGGCGTCGATGCCGACCCCGGGACGGCGGTGCTCTCGGTGGGCGCGGCGGCCGACCCGGACGTGCCCGACGAGCCGACGCCAGCCGCCGTCTACGGCCAGTTGTGTCCGTACGTCCACGCGTTCCCGTCGCGCGAGGCCTACCGGGAGTGGGACGCCGCGACGCCCGAGGGGGCGACGACCGCGCTCCCGCTGACCGCCGCGCGGGACCTGGCGGCCGCGCTCGTCGAGCCGAGCGACTAG
- the eif1A gene encoding translation initiation factor eIF-1A, with translation MSDNQGRKDLRMPDDDEVFATVTEMLGANRVQVRCADGTERTARIPGKMQKRIWIREDDVVLVEPWDWQDEKADITWRYEKQDADQLREEGHIQ, from the coding sequence ATGAGCGACAACCAGGGACGCAAAGACCTCCGCATGCCAGACGACGACGAGGTGTTCGCAACAGTGACCGAGATGCTGGGCGCGAACCGCGTCCAGGTCCGCTGTGCGGACGGCACGGAACGAACCGCTCGCATCCCGGGCAAGATGCAGAAACGCATCTGGATCCGCGAGGACGACGTCGTGCTCGTCGAGCCGTGGGACTGGCAGGACGAGAAGGCCGACATCACCTGGCGCTACGAGAAGCAGGACGCCGACCAGCTCCGCGAGGAAGGCCACATTCAGTAG
- a CDS encoding Rossmann-like domain-containing protein produces MSDRLLPAVVDALRARGALAGPRLDRVTVGDAAVFVELVDGGADGARPAGLAHRPSGGEPPVGDTVAALLDPIRDGTGGDTAEGRGARAVAVATLNALSAPHVRWRTGDPMALLAGSVDVVVTVGLFRPAFRKFADVEVRVVERGAVGDVSAPASVDVRTFRPAGTAAAMADADVVFVTGSTLVYGGTERYLAAAPDDAAVVLVGATASCLPEPLFDAGVDVVAGASVDDPAGVRAAVAGGACGTDLHDSGVRKVYAARERPSTIELRETT; encoded by the coding sequence GTGAGCGACCGCCTCCTGCCGGCGGTAGTCGACGCGCTCCGGGCGCGGGGCGCGCTCGCCGGCCCCCGGCTCGACCGGGTGACCGTCGGCGACGCAGCGGTGTTCGTGGAACTCGTCGACGGGGGAGCCGACGGCGCGCGGCCGGCGGGGCTGGCACACCGGCCCTCCGGCGGGGAGCCGCCCGTCGGCGACACCGTCGCGGCGCTGCTCGACCCGATTAGGGACGGGACCGGGGGCGACACGGCGGAAGGGCGCGGGGCGCGCGCCGTGGCCGTCGCGACGCTGAACGCCCTCTCGGCCCCGCACGTCCGGTGGCGGACGGGCGACCCGATGGCGCTGCTGGCGGGGTCCGTCGACGTCGTCGTCACCGTCGGGCTGTTCCGCCCGGCGTTCCGGAAGTTCGCCGACGTGGAGGTCCGGGTCGTCGAGCGCGGAGCCGTCGGCGACGTGTCGGCCCCGGCGAGCGTCGACGTCCGGACGTTCCGCCCGGCGGGGACGGCGGCGGCGATGGCCGACGCCGACGTCGTGTTCGTCACCGGGTCGACGCTCGTGTACGGCGGGACCGAGCGGTACCTCGCGGCGGCCCCCGACGACGCCGCGGTGGTCCTCGTCGGCGCGACGGCGTCGTGCCTGCCGGAGCCGCTGTTCGACGCCGGCGTCGACGTGGTCGCGGGGGCCAGCGTCGACGACCCGGCCGGCGTCCGCGCGGCCGTCGCGGGCGGGGCCTGCGGGACCGACCTCCACGACAGCGGCGTCCGGAAGGTGTACGCGGCGCGCGAACGGCCCTCGACCATCGAACTGCGGGAGACAACCTGA
- a CDS encoding 4Fe-4S dicluster domain-containing protein — protein MAIDPQFDEHREVVEEHEGHDVWGPVEEPETLGIHGTHVAVDFDICLADGACLEDCPVDVFEWVDTPDHPESEIKADPANEAQCIDCMLCVDVCPVDAIDVDGSRSA, from the coding sequence ATGGCGATCGACCCGCAGTTCGACGAGCACCGCGAGGTAGTCGAGGAACACGAGGGCCACGACGTGTGGGGACCGGTCGAGGAGCCGGAGACGCTGGGGATCCACGGCACCCACGTCGCGGTGGACTTCGACATCTGTCTGGCCGACGGCGCGTGTCTGGAGGACTGCCCGGTCGACGTGTTCGAGTGGGTCGACACGCCGGACCATCCCGAGAGCGAGATCAAGGCCGACCCGGCCAACGAGGCCCAGTGCATCGACTGCATGCTCTGTGTCGACGTCTGCCCCGTCGACGCCATCGACGTCGACGGGAGCCGGTCGGCGTAG
- a CDS encoding cupin domain-containing protein has translation MKRQSLDDMESRMGPADVVRPLTDALGAAELALNYYELAPGESFAYGFHAHEKQEEVFYVQAGTVTFATLDGDVEVGPNELVRFGPGEFQRGVNRGEERVVALAMGAPQDAGETEIRRECPDCGEATRQRVEMTDDRDAVVTLCEDCDAETGRFD, from the coding sequence ATGAAACGGCAGTCGCTCGACGACATGGAGAGCCGCATGGGGCCGGCGGACGTGGTGCGGCCGCTGACCGACGCGCTCGGCGCGGCGGAGCTGGCGCTGAACTACTACGAACTGGCCCCCGGCGAGAGCTTCGCGTACGGCTTCCACGCCCACGAAAAGCAGGAGGAGGTGTTCTACGTGCAGGCGGGGACAGTGACGTTCGCCACGCTCGACGGCGACGTCGAGGTCGGGCCGAACGAACTGGTCCGCTTCGGCCCCGGCGAGTTCCAGCGTGGCGTCAACCGCGGCGAGGAGCGCGTCGTCGCGCTGGCGATGGGCGCGCCCCAGGACGCCGGCGAGACGGAGATCCGCCGCGAGTGCCCCGACTGCGGCGAGGCGACGCGCCAGCGGGTCGAGATGACCGACGACCGCGACGCCGTCGTGACGCTGTGTGAGGACTGCGACGCCGAGACGGGTCGCTTCGACTGA
- a CDS encoding DUF7470 family protein has product MFDKLGISGIVGVVVVLGGLGLIAYADPIVAAGMALVLFGFGLTVKALVSNLLGSLGMGGMV; this is encoded by the coding sequence ATGTTCGACAAACTCGGAATCAGCGGCATCGTCGGCGTCGTCGTCGTCCTCGGCGGCCTCGGTCTGATCGCGTACGCGGACCCGATCGTCGCCGCCGGCATGGCGCTGGTGCTGTTCGGCTTCGGCCTCACGGTGAAGGCCCTCGTCAGCAACCTGCTCGGCTCGCTCGGGATGGGCGGGATGGTGTAA
- a CDS encoding alpha/beta fold hydrolase, protein MTRDALHEPDDSVALPDGRSLAYAEYGASDGTPVLYCHGTPGSRLLAAVFDDAAERRGVRLVAPDRPGVGRSDPDPDRTLGDWGADAAALADALGVDEFGLLGFSGGGPHALAVAARRPDRVARVALVSTVAPPDAPSEGVSGMNRAVNAVARRSALLTGALFRLQSFAVERSDPEALVGQFSDRPLSAFEARTERPFGPLVAANLQEAYRQGTAAAARETRLFVRDWGFDLADAAAPVRLWHGAGDTNAPLSGAAYLADELPDAELTRLPDDDHLSTLVERRAAAVEWLAD, encoded by the coding sequence GTGACACGAGACGCCCTCCACGAACCCGACGACAGCGTCGCCCTCCCCGACGGACGGTCGCTCGCCTACGCCGAGTACGGCGCGAGCGACGGGACGCCGGTCCTCTACTGCCACGGGACGCCGGGATCGCGGCTCCTCGCGGCGGTCTTCGACGACGCCGCCGAGCGCCGCGGGGTGCGGCTGGTCGCCCCGGACCGCCCCGGCGTCGGCCGGTCGGACCCCGACCCCGACCGGACGCTCGGCGACTGGGGGGCCGACGCCGCCGCGCTCGCGGACGCGCTCGGCGTCGACGAGTTCGGCCTGCTCGGGTTCTCCGGCGGCGGCCCGCACGCGCTCGCGGTCGCTGCGCGCCGCCCAGACCGCGTCGCCCGCGTCGCCCTCGTCAGCACCGTCGCGCCGCCGGACGCCCCGTCGGAGGGGGTCAGCGGGATGAACCGGGCGGTGAACGCGGTCGCGCGCCGGTCGGCACTGCTGACGGGCGCGCTGTTCCGACTGCAGTCGTTCGCCGTCGAGCGGTCCGACCCCGAGGCGCTCGTCGGGCAGTTCAGCGACCGGCCGCTGTCGGCGTTCGAGGCGCGGACCGAGCGGCCGTTCGGCCCGCTCGTCGCGGCGAACCTGCAGGAGGCGTACCGCCAGGGGACGGCGGCCGCCGCCCGCGAGACGCGCCTGTTCGTCCGCGACTGGGGGTTCGACCTCGCGGACGCGGCGGCCCCGGTCCGGCTCTGGCACGGCGCGGGCGACACGAACGCGCCGCTCTCGGGGGCGGCGTACCTCGCCGACGAACTGCCGGACGCCGAACTGACCCGGTTGCCCGACGACGACCACCTGTCGACGCTGGTCGAGCGCCGCGCCGCGGCCGTCGAGTGGCTCGCCGACTAG
- a CDS encoding tyrosine--tRNA ligase, whose protein sequence is MDTYDLITRNAAEVVTEDEAEALAEDPDGKRAYVGYEPSGVLHIGHMLTANKLIDLQEAGFEVTVLLADVHAYLNDKGTFEEIRETAERMQEQFIAYGLDESQTEFVYGSTYQMDEDYELDLHALQVETTLNRAQRAMAEIQSGETAKVSHVVYPLMQALDIEYLDVDLAVGGMDQRKVHMLARENLPELGYDSPTSLHTHILADLETGIGKMSSSSGVTISMEDTTADIEEKVNAAYCPRTRDPDPTDDGEERENPVLEVFQYHVFPRFETVVVERPDEYGGDLEYGEYEALAADLEGGELHPADAKSALAEYLDRLIEPGRRKL, encoded by the coding sequence ATGGACACGTACGACCTGATCACCCGGAACGCGGCCGAGGTGGTCACGGAGGACGAGGCGGAGGCGCTGGCCGAGGACCCCGACGGGAAGCGGGCGTACGTCGGCTACGAGCCCTCCGGCGTGCTCCACATCGGTCACATGCTGACCGCGAACAAGCTGATCGACCTGCAGGAGGCCGGCTTCGAGGTGACCGTCCTGCTGGCGGACGTCCACGCCTACCTCAACGACAAGGGCACGTTCGAGGAGATCCGCGAGACGGCCGAGCGGATGCAGGAGCAGTTCATCGCGTACGGCCTCGACGAGTCACAGACCGAGTTCGTCTACGGCTCGACCTACCAGATGGACGAGGACTACGAACTGGACCTGCACGCCCTGCAGGTGGAGACGACGCTCAACCGCGCCCAGCGCGCGATGGCGGAGATCCAGAGCGGCGAGACGGCGAAGGTGAGCCACGTCGTCTACCCGCTGATGCAGGCGCTCGACATCGAGTACCTCGACGTCGACCTCGCGGTCGGCGGGATGGACCAGCGCAAGGTCCACATGCTCGCCCGCGAGAACCTGCCGGAACTGGGCTACGACTCGCCGACCAGCCTCCACACGCACATCCTCGCGGACCTCGAAACCGGCATCGGCAAGATGTCCTCCAGTTCCGGCGTCACCATCTCGATGGAGGACACGACCGCGGACATCGAGGAGAAGGTAAACGCCGCGTACTGCCCGCGGACGCGGGACCCCGACCCGACCGACGACGGCGAGGAGCGCGAGAACCCCGTGCTGGAGGTCTTCCAGTACCACGTGTTCCCGCGGTTCGAGACGGTCGTCGTCGAGCGCCCCGACGAGTACGGCGGCGACCTGGAGTACGGGGAGTACGAGGCGCTGGCCGCCGACCTGGAGGGCGGCGAACTCCACCCCGCCGACGCGAAGTCGGCGCTGGCCGAGTACCTCGACCGGCTGATCGAACCCGGGCGGCGGAAGCTGTAA
- the rio1 gene encoding serine/threonine-protein kinase Rio1, whose protein sequence is MTDEYGLVDRENADAPGDEWEELDVSDTEADRIARRRDREFDEFRKKIKNSERFKVEASVFDDATFAALYKLVQDGYVDALGGPVSTGKEANVYAALGSGGEVAIKVYRINASDFRDMRDYLTGDPRIEELGGDKKRVVLAWTKKEYANLKRAQAAGVRVPDPIAVERNALVMEFLGHDGERAKRLAEVHVENPETAYEVLREYVRRLYDAGLVHGDLSEYNVVVYDGHLVVIDVGQAVTIHHPNAEEFLERDCENVAAFFARQGVDVTGDDLLAYVREHADPREN, encoded by the coding sequence ATGACCGACGAGTACGGGCTGGTCGACCGGGAAAACGCCGACGCGCCGGGCGACGAGTGGGAGGAACTGGACGTCTCGGACACGGAGGCCGACCGCATCGCCCGCCGGCGGGACCGGGAGTTCGACGAGTTCCGGAAGAAGATAAAGAACAGCGAGCGGTTCAAGGTGGAGGCGTCGGTGTTCGACGACGCCACCTTCGCCGCGCTGTACAAGCTCGTACAGGACGGGTACGTCGACGCCCTGGGCGGCCCCGTCTCCACGGGCAAGGAGGCGAACGTGTACGCCGCGCTGGGCAGCGGCGGCGAGGTGGCGATCAAGGTGTACCGGATCAACGCCAGCGACTTCCGGGACATGCGGGACTACCTCACCGGCGACCCCCGGATCGAGGAACTCGGCGGCGACAAGAAGCGGGTCGTCCTCGCGTGGACGAAAAAGGAGTACGCCAACCTGAAGCGCGCGCAGGCGGCGGGCGTCCGCGTCCCCGACCCCATCGCCGTCGAGCGCAACGCCCTGGTCATGGAGTTCCTCGGCCACGACGGCGAGCGGGCGAAACGGCTCGCCGAGGTCCACGTCGAGAACCCGGAGACGGCCTACGAGGTGCTCCGGGAGTACGTCCGCCGGCTGTACGACGCCGGCCTCGTCCACGGCGACCTCTCGGAGTACAACGTCGTCGTGTACGACGGCCACCTCGTCGTCATCGACGTCGGCCAGGCGGTGACGATCCACCACCCCAACGCCGAGGAGTTCCTCGAACGCGACTGCGAGAACGTGGCCGCCTTCTTCGCCCGGCAGGGCGTCGACGTCACCGGCGACGACCTGCTTGCGTACGTGCGGGAACACGCCGACCCGCGGGAGAACTGA